Part of the Tidjanibacter massiliensis genome is shown below.
CACGAGGCCGACGGAAGCTTTACGGGCATCATCTACATGGATTTCTTCCCGCGTGCCACCAAACGCGGCGGCGCATGGATGACCAACTACCGGCCGATGTACACCGAAGCCGACGGAACCGAAGTACGCCCGATTGTGACGCTCTGCGGCAACTTCACCAAACCCACCTCCTCGACACCGTCGCTGCTGACCTTCGACGAGTTCGAAACTTTCCTACACGAATTCGGCCACTGTCTCCACGGCCTCTTCGCGGAAGGAAAATACGCATCCCTCACGGGGACGTCCGTGTACCAGGACTTCGTCGAACTGCCCTCGCAGATAATGGAGAACTGGGCGACGCAGAAAGAGTTCCTCGACCTGTTCGCCGTGCACTACAAAAGCGGTGAAAAGATGCCGCAGGAACTCATCGACAAGATAGTAGCCTCCAAAAACTACCTGGCCGCATACGCCAACGTGCGGCAGCTCGGCTTCGCCATGAACGACATGGCATGGCACACCGTTACGGAGCCCGTCACGGTCAGTGTGGAGGAGTTCGAACGCACGGCCACCGCACCGGCCCAGATAACGCCCTACATCAGCGGTACGGCCATGTCGCCTGCCTTCTCTCACATCTTCGGCGGCGGTTATGCGGCAGGCTACTATGGCTACAAATGGGCCGAGGTACTCGAAGCCGACGCCTTCTCTCTCTTCGAGGAGCAGGGCATCTTCAACCGCGACGTCGCCGGCTCGTTCCGCGAGAACATCCTCTCCAAAGGCGGCAGCGAACACCCGATGACACTCTACGTCAGGTTCCGCGGCCACAAGCCCGAAACGAAAGCACTTATCGACAAAATATTGGAATAACCATAACCGGCACTGCCGCACGACATATCGAAGGGCCTGCTTGCAGCAGGCCCTTCGATATTATCGCCCCCTGCCACACGCACAACGGCCATCGGACAGCCGGTCTCCCTGTCTCCGTCGGAAATCGGACGACACCTGGACGGCGCGCATGGAGCTGGCTGCCGAACGAAATGACCGCCATTTCCTCAGGTACGATATCCGCCGGTTCCTCTTGCCGCGGAAACAGCCGGGTATCCGGATGCGAAAAACGCCGGCACCCTCCCGAAACACCTTGCACATTGCCATCGGACAAACCGATTGCCACCTGCCCGCCGAAGCGTTTCATCCGACTCCGGTCTTCAAAGTCATCCGTTTCGACACACAGTCTAGACACAGCCTCTCCCCCAGGTACCCCGCTACTCCCCGCAAAAGCGCGGGCAACACCCCTAATCTGTGAAAACAGATACCCTGCCGAACGGGACGTTTCCATGTTCCCAATAACAAACGGTACGGCGGCAGACAGAGACACCGAAGAAACCGACTCCGGTATCTCCCCTTCCGAAAGACGACGGTATTCGCCGGCCCGACCGCCGGCCCCGCATGACCTGTCGTCCACCGAATAATCCAGCGGCCGCTTTTGGTTTCTCGATTATTTCCGTATATTTGTTTTGACCGAACTGCAACAACTGCGAGCCGGGCTATCGCCGACAACCGCTTTGGTTTTTAAGACATATAATCTTATATTTGTCTGAGTCGAACTATTTCGCAAACATGTATCGGTTCCTTGCACGGCTCGTACATTCAACCTTTAACGAAAAGTATCTTTGAAATACAAAACCTGCATCATTCCGGCTTCCCCGGCCTGTCATGCGCCGTTCGTACCGTTCATTCGGCCACATAACCGAATGACAATCAACAAATCGCATATCCGAGGTTGTGGTTTGATGTAGAATTGAAATAAGAAACAACAGGATTGGATGATGGGAAAAGTAAAGGGAAGTTGTGGTTTGATGTAGAATTGAAATAAGAAACAACGCTGGTCTGTCGGATTACCGTTAGCGTCCAGTTGTGGTTTGATGTAGAATTGAAATAAGAAACAACCTTCGCCCGCCCGAGTAGCCCCCCGCTTGGGTTGTGGTTTGATGTAGAATTGAAATAAGAAACAACGCCGTAGGCGTTGTGGTAGTTCTGCAAGGTGTTGTGGTTTGATGTAGAATTGAAATAAATTTGCCAATACGGGCGGAGGAAAGGTGTGCGGTGTGAAAACAGTAGGGGGACAAACGAGATTTCGCTCCGAAAGCAGACAATATATTCCGAACGGTACAAAGAAATCTCCTGCTTTTCGGAAGGATATATGTCTTAAGTCATCCTGCAAGAGTGTAAGTTTAGTTACCGCAAGCTTCTGTCATATCGAACGTCTCCGACAATACAAACAGATACAAGAACACGTTTGGAGACAAATCTACTGTCAAAACAGACGCCGATACTGAGAAGTCGTTAACGGTGACAGAAAAAGACGCCCCCCCTGCACCTCTTGATATCGAAAAAACTCCGACAGAAACACCACCCAAAAACGACAGAAAATACCGATGCCGAGCAAAAGCCATCAACGGTGACACAAAGAGGACGAACGGCCACAATAGCCAGCACATTCTGGTATCGAAAAAACTACGCAGGCCCCCATCGTCAAACGATAATTAGCCGACACTGAGAAATCATGAGCGCTAACAGAGAAGAAACCAACCGGACACGGAGGCCACACTCATCCCCATCCGCCCGGGCACATCGTCTCAGGCGATGATAAGGCCGTCGCTCATCACTATTTTGCGGTCGCTCATCTCCGCCAAGCCGTCGTCGTGCGTCACGATAACGACCGTCTGTCCCAGCCGGTCGCGCAGCTCGAAAAAGAGCCGGTGAATCTCCTCGCGGTTTTTCGAATCGAGGTTGCCCGAAGGCTCATCGGCCAACAGTACGGAAGGCGAGTTCACCAATGCCCGCGCGATGGCCACCCGCTGCTGCTCCCCTCCGGAGAGTTCGGCAGGTTTGTGGTGCCCCCGACTTCCAAGCCCGAGCATCAGGAGAAGTTCCCGTGCCTGCTTCTCCACCTCCACCCGGTCGCGACGCCCTATATAACCCGGCATGCAGACATTCTCGAAAGCGGTAAACTCGGGAAGCAGGTGGTGGAACTGAAAGACGAATCCTATCCGGCGGTTGCGAAAATCGGAGAGTTCCCGGTCGGAGAGCCTTTCGACCGGAATACCGTCTATGCGTATACGACCGCTGTCGGCCGCACTGAGCGTACCGAGTATCTGGAGCAGCGTAGTCTTGCCCGCACCGCTCGCCCCGACAATACACACCACCTCGCCCCGGCATACGGTCAGCGAAACCCCTTTCAGCACCTCCAGCGAGCCGTAACTTTTATGCACGTCGGCAGCCTCTATCATCCTATATCCGTCCATGTTCCCTGTAGAAATTAAAGAGCCGCACAGCCTCTGCGGCCGGAGCAACATCGTGTACCCGCAATATGTCGGCCCCCTGCCGGAGGCACTCCCAGTTGAGCGCCGTCGTACCATTCAGTGAATCGTCGGGCGTCACGCCGAGCACCTTATAAATCATAGACTTGCGGGAGACACCGGCAAGTACGGGACAACCGAGTTCCGCAATTCCGCCCATTCCGGCAAGCAGTTCGTAATTCTGGGCGGTCGTTTTGGCGAAACCGAAACCGGGGTCGAGCACCACATCGCGTATGCCTGCCCGGCGGGCCGCTTCCAGCCTCCCGGCCAGATACTCCACGACCTCCCGGGTTATGTCGCCGTAAACGGTACGCCCCTGCATGTCGGCGGGCGTGCCCCGCATGTGCATGGCGATGTAGGGTACACCGTAGCGGGCAGCGACCCCCATGATGTCCGCATCGAGCTCACCGGCGGATATGTCGTTCACGATACACGGTCCGAAACGGGAAATCACCCCTTCCGCCACACTCGCCCGGAAAGTATCGACCGAGACCGCCATCTCCGGATGCTCGTTGCGGATGACCTCCACGGCGAGCGACACCCTGCGCAGCTCCTCCGCAGGCGGTACGTCGGCCGCCCCCGACCGCGACGAATAACCGCCCACGTCGATTATCGAAGCGCCCTCGGCAACGGCCTTGTGGACACGTTCCCTGACAGCCCGGACCTCAGGTGTCCGGCTGCCGGCGAAAAACGAATCCGGCGTCACATTGATAATGGCCATCACCACAGGCCGCTGCAGGTCGAGCAGCCGGCTCCCTACTCTTATCGTTTTCATCATGATTGCTGTATAAACCAATCTACCTTTCCATACAGGCCGTTTACCGCCGGCCGACACCAAACCGGGCATCGAGCCGCAATACCTGCTCCCACAGCAGATGCTTTTCGTCATTGAAGATAACATGCCCGGCGAGCGCTTCCCGCTCCGCATCGTTCATCTGACTCCTCATGCGGGCGCGAACCTCTTCCTCCGAACTCCGGTCGCGGCCGACGGCACGTTCCAGACGCAGCCTTTCCGGAGCGGAAACGGTCACTATCTCGTCCACCTCCCGGTCCATCCCGCTCTCAAAAAGCACGGCACTCTCTGCCACGACATATTCCGCACCGAGCTCCCCCGCCCAACGACGGAAATCACTCCGCACGGCAGGATGCACCACCCCGTTCAGGGCCGCCAGGGCCACCGGGCTGCTGAACACCTGCGAAGCAAGGTATCGCCTGTCCAATACGCCGTCGCGGTAACTCGCCGCCCCGAACCGCTCCCGGATAGCGGCGATGAGCGCCGGGTCGGACGACATGAGCCGCTTCGCCCCGGCATCCGAATCGTAAACCGGGACACCCAGCATGGCGAACAGACGGCAGACGGTACTCTTCCCGCTGCCTATTCCCCCCGTCACACCGACCTTGAGCGGAACACGGCGCGTCATAACTCTATCTCGGGAATCGGCCCGACGGAAAGGAACTTGATATCCGTATTGCGTGCCGAGATGGCATTCTGCAGGGAATAGGGCGATATGACCACCCACCCCGGATTGATGGCCGACGGCGATACGTCCAAATCGCTCCAACTGAGTTCCAACGGCTTCCCTTTGGAGTGCCGTTTGGTGAACAGACGCGTTCCCTGCCCCTCGACCATGCAGTTCACTTCAAACACGTGGCCGTCCACATTGACCAGGACGGGTATCTCCGCCTGATAGGTATAGCCCAGTTTGATGGCATACCACAGCGTGAACGACAGCAGGAGCATGACGAGGAAAGGCACGGAGATGAACTTGCGGAGCCGTTTCCACACGGGCGCCCATATCCGTTTCACCCACGCCGTGAAACGCGCCCACCACGGACGCATACGCTCCGTGAAACTCTCCCTCAACACGGCGGGTATCCCCTCCTGCTCTCCGAGCGGTCTGTCGCCGCCCGAATGCTTCTCCGGCGCCGGTGCGCCGGGCTGTATGCCGTTTTCTGCCATTGTCCGAAACCGTTTAAAACCGCAGTCTGCCCGCATCCCCAAGGGAATGCTTCCGGCAGGAAAGGCATGCGACTCTCCGAAACGCCGCTTTGCCAGATACAAAAATAGTAAGAAGACCGGAATAAACGCCCTCCTCCGCACCATTTTATTCATACCGAAACACCCTGCGTCCCGCATCTTCCGCAGGAAAGGCTCTCCGGGGCAGCACGGCCCGGCAATCCGCTCCGGAAAACGCCCTGCACCGCTCCCGGCCGTCCGACAGGACGGAGCTGCCAGTCTCCGTGAACAGACCGCTCTCCCGAAATACAGCGAGGCCGCGGTCACCCGCAGCCTCGCCTATCGTTTTCCCTCCGCGTGCAAACTACTTCTTTCCGGCCGCTTTCTCGGCGGCATAACGTTCGTTCAGCACGACGAGCACCTCTTCGGTGATATCCATTGCGGGGTCGGCATGGAGAATGGGCCCCGACGCGGTCGTACTGATTATCATGGAGTATTTGTAATCTGCATTGTACTCCTTCAGATAATCCATGACCGCATAGTATATCCGGTTGTTCATCACCTGCTCCTCTTCGGCGAGTTCGCCCATCATCCGGTCGCGCGTAGCCAGCAGTTCCTGTTGCTGTTGCATCAGTTTCTGCTGCATCTCCTCGGCGGTAGCCCGCGTAACGAGCCCCTTCTGTATCTTGTCCTGCGCCTCCAGCATATCCTTCTCCAACTGCTGGGATTTGGCGTTAAGCTCGCGTTCGGCCTTGTTGGCCTTGGCCTGGAAGGCATTGCTCAAATCCTGGGCAAGCAGATAATCCAGCATCAGCGAATCTATCTGGATATAAGCCACATTGGGTCTTTCGCTCCGTACTTCGACCGCCGCTGCCGCCTCCGGTTCCTGACCGGTCGCCGCAGGAGCCTGCTGCCCGCCGTTCCGGCAAGCGGTAAAAGCCAGCAGCACCGCTGCCGCCACAACTATTTTTCTCATCGCGTATGGTTTTATTTTCGTTCGTTACGGAGAGCAAATATATGAATTTTCTCTATGTTTGCATTACGCAATCCACAAAATCGTCAGGAACCATGTACGACTACATACAGGGCGAAGTCACGGAGCTGACGCCTGCCTACGCCGTCGTCGAGGCGGGAGGCGTGGGCTACTACCTCGTCATTTCGCTTCAAACCTATGCCGAACTGGAACATCTCTCCTCAGCCCGCGTATATACCCATTTCGCGGTACGCGAAGACGCACAGACGCTGTACGGCTTCGCCACACGCGAGGAACGCGAGGTTTT
Proteins encoded:
- a CDS encoding OmpH family outer membrane protein, giving the protein MRKIVVAAAVLLAFTACRNGGQQAPAATGQEPEAAAAVEVRSERPNVAYIQIDSLMLDYLLAQDLSNAFQAKANKAERELNAKSQQLEKDMLEAQDKIQKGLVTRATAEEMQQKLMQQQQELLATRDRMMGELAEEEQVMNNRIYYAVMDYLKEYNADYKYSMIISTTASGPILHADPAMDITEEVLVVLNERYAAEKAAGKK
- a CDS encoding ABC transporter ATP-binding protein produces the protein MIEAADVHKSYGSLEVLKGVSLTVCRGEVVCIVGASGAGKTTLLQILGTLSAADSGRIRIDGIPVERLSDRELSDFRNRRIGFVFQFHHLLPEFTAFENVCMPGYIGRRDRVEVEKQARELLLMLGLGSRGHHKPAELSGGEQQRVAIARALVNSPSVLLADEPSGNLDSKNREEIHRLFFELRDRLGQTVVIVTHDDGLAEMSDRKIVMSDGLIIA
- the folP gene encoding dihydropteroate synthase, yielding MKTIRVGSRLLDLQRPVVMAIINVTPDSFFAGSRTPEVRAVRERVHKAVAEGASIIDVGGYSSRSGAADVPPAEELRRVSLAVEVIRNEHPEMAVSVDTFRASVAEGVISRFGPCIVNDISAGELDADIMGVAARYGVPYIAMHMRGTPADMQGRTVYGDITREVVEYLAGRLEAARRAGIRDVVLDPGFGFAKTTAQNYELLAGMGGIAELGCPVLAGVSRKSMIYKVLGVTPDDSLNGTTALNWECLRQGADILRVHDVAPAAEAVRLFNFYREHGRI
- the coaE gene encoding dephospho-CoA kinase (Dephospho-CoA kinase (CoaE) performs the final step in coenzyme A biosynthesis.); the protein is MTRRVPLKVGVTGGIGSGKSTVCRLFAMLGVPVYDSDAGAKRLMSSDPALIAAIRERFGAASYRDGVLDRRYLASQVFSSPVALAALNGVVHPAVRSDFRRWAGELGAEYVVAESAVLFESGMDREVDEIVTVSAPERLRLERAVGRDRSSEEEVRARMRSQMNDAEREALAGHVIFNDEKHLLWEQVLRLDARFGVGRR